In Polynucleobacter sp. es-EL-1, the following are encoded in one genomic region:
- a CDS encoding SemiSWEET transporter — translation MNLEPHYVELLGYCAAFLTTIAFLPQVIRSWKTRDLSGISLGMYSLFTSGVGLWLIYGLIIEKWPLILANALTFLLSLSILMLKVSTKTPPKNPE, via the coding sequence ATGAATCTTGAGCCGCACTATGTTGAGCTATTGGGCTATTGCGCAGCCTTCTTAACGACGATTGCCTTTTTGCCTCAAGTGATTCGTTCCTGGAAGACTAGGGATTTATCGGGGATTTCTTTGGGCATGTACAGCCTTTTCACTTCGGGGGTTGGACTATGGCTTATTTACGGTCTCATAATTGAAAAGTGGCCTTTGATTCTGGCTAACGCCCTCACTTTTTTGCTTTCCCTAAGTATTTTGATGCTTAAAGTTAGTACCAAGACGCCCCCTAAAAATCCTGAATAG
- a CDS encoding NAD(P)/FAD-dependent oxidoreductase: MSKTWDAVIIGGGAAGLFCAGVAGQLGKKVLVLDHAEVLGEKIRISGGGRCNFTNLHSSPANFLSLNPHFVKSALARYSSQDFIKLVQTYRIAYHEKHQGQLFCDDSAKQIIDMLMGECAKGKVQIRHPVVINAISHEAGEWLIQTDGGVEHSRSVVMATGGLPVPAIGATAFSLDIAKQYGLRVIDPRPALVPLSFTSGEFENLNALAGLSLPVRIAAGSKGDRYGACRFHEDLLLTHKGLSGPAVLQASSYWAEGEAIHIDWLGAVEANGQFNCDDLFNHEDNRLKLTENILASVMPLRLAKAFAEQKNLLGRKWAEVSKKDRQALKELITNWSVKPAGTLGWKKAEVMLGGVDTKELDGQTMMSRKHPGLYFIGECVDVTGHLGGHNFQWAWASGFACAQAI, from the coding sequence GTAGCGGGGCAGCTAGGAAAAAAAGTGCTGGTCTTAGACCATGCTGAGGTTTTAGGAGAAAAGATTCGGATTAGTGGTGGTGGGCGATGTAACTTCACTAACCTACATAGTAGCCCAGCTAATTTCTTATCCCTTAATCCACACTTTGTAAAAAGTGCTTTAGCGCGCTACTCCTCTCAAGATTTTATTAAGCTCGTTCAGACCTACCGCATTGCTTATCACGAGAAACACCAAGGCCAGTTATTTTGTGATGATTCAGCAAAGCAAATTATCGACATGTTGATGGGTGAGTGCGCTAAGGGAAAAGTGCAGATTCGTCATCCAGTTGTGATTAATGCCATCTCTCATGAGGCTGGTGAGTGGCTTATTCAAACGGATGGCGGTGTTGAGCATAGCCGGTCTGTGGTGATGGCTACGGGGGGCTTACCTGTTCCCGCCATTGGTGCGACAGCTTTTTCTTTAGATATCGCTAAGCAATACGGGCTTCGGGTCATTGATCCGCGTCCAGCTTTAGTACCTTTGTCTTTCACCTCAGGTGAATTTGAGAATCTCAATGCGCTAGCGGGCCTGAGTCTGCCAGTACGTATTGCTGCAGGCTCAAAAGGGGATCGTTATGGGGCATGCCGGTTTCATGAAGACTTGCTATTGACCCACAAAGGCTTATCAGGCCCTGCAGTACTACAAGCGAGTAGTTATTGGGCAGAAGGAGAGGCGATTCATATTGATTGGCTAGGCGCCGTAGAGGCAAATGGCCAATTTAACTGCGATGATCTTTTTAATCATGAAGACAATCGCTTAAAGCTCACTGAAAATATTCTCGCATCGGTGATGCCGCTGCGATTAGCTAAGGCATTTGCTGAGCAAAAGAATTTGCTTGGTCGTAAATGGGCAGAGGTCTCCAAAAAGGATCGTCAAGCACTCAAAGAGCTCATTACCAACTGGTCAGTAAAACCCGCAGGTACTTTGGGTTGGAAAAAAGCAGAAGTGATGTTAGGTGGTGTTGATACGAAGGAGCTTGATGGTCAAACTATGATGTCTCGCAAGCATCCTGGACTTTACTTTATCGGGGAATGCGTAGATGTGACTGGCCATCTTGGAGGTCATAACTTTCAGTGGGCATGGGCGAGTGGCTTTGCCTGTGCTCAGGCAATATAA
- a CDS encoding substrate-binding domain-containing protein: MKMTLNRIFTVALTAFALLSTQASAQEKSIVVSSTTSTEQSGLFGFMLPIFKMKTGIDVKVVAVGTGQALDIGRRGDADVVFVHDKVAEDKFVAQGYSTKRNEVMYNDFVLIGPKSDPAKIGGGKDIQAAFQKIASAKAPFVSRGDKSGTHAAELRYWKDAGIQVTPSMTWYKETGSGMGPALNTASAMNGYILADRATWLNFKNRGDLAILVEGDPKLFNQYGIMLVNPAKFPHVKKAAGQTFIDWITSKDGQDVIAMYKINGEQLFFPNAKP, translated from the coding sequence ATGAAAATGACATTGAATCGAATATTCACTGTAGCGCTGACAGCCTTTGCCCTCTTGAGCACCCAAGCTAGCGCCCAAGAAAAAAGTATTGTCGTCTCCTCAACAACTTCTACCGAACAATCCGGCCTCTTTGGATTTATGTTGCCAATCTTCAAGATGAAGACTGGCATCGATGTCAAAGTAGTTGCCGTTGGCACAGGGCAAGCATTAGATATTGGCCGTCGTGGTGATGCGGATGTTGTGTTCGTACACGATAAAGTTGCCGAAGATAAATTTGTTGCTCAAGGATATTCTACTAAGCGCAATGAAGTGATGTACAACGACTTTGTATTGATTGGGCCTAAATCGGATCCCGCCAAAATTGGTGGCGGTAAAGATATTCAGGCGGCCTTTCAAAAAATCGCTTCTGCTAAAGCGCCGTTTGTTTCTCGTGGAGACAAAAGTGGTACCCATGCTGCTGAGTTACGCTACTGGAAGGATGCTGGCATCCAAGTTACTCCAAGCATGACTTGGTATAAGGAAACAGGTTCAGGTATGGGTCCTGCTCTGAACACCGCCTCTGCCATGAATGGCTACATCTTGGCCGATCGCGCCACTTGGTTGAACTTTAAGAATCGTGGTGATTTGGCGATTCTGGTGGAAGGTGATCCAAAGCTATTTAATCAATACGGCATCATGTTAGTGAACCCAGCCAAGTTCCCGCACGTCAAAAAAGCAGCAGGTCAGACTTTCATCGACTGGATTACCTCTAAAGATGGTCAAGATGTGATAGCCATGTACAAAATTAATGGTGAACAACTCTTCTTCCCGAATGCAAAACCATAA
- a CDS encoding substrate-binding domain-containing protein produces MRIQIRPTLVFGGKNAKDPAVVDLVWLTSLLKDIEHGKTLMSACKKMGLSYRNVWQKLNDVEQALGFKLIDRVRGHGSQLSEYAQYLIQFTDDFDQKTMRLGQSSLAHLEEGFSQFRVKAKKQWRLASSSDPVIHRSVMEIGGFELITAGSGEALERLLNYEVDIAGFHISDPSSSQVIAKRLKSEGMQIFPVMKRVQGFMVAKGNPLGITSVKDLVRSRIRFINRQKGSGTRLLLDTLLKKNGIQAESIKGYVNEEFTHSAIAMSILAKKADVGMGVKSVAIENGLDFIYLKDEFFFLAMGEELASNKDVAKLIRKIRSLSSDIPGYKSVGLKRQIAGWL; encoded by the coding sequence ATGAGAATTCAGATTCGACCCACTCTTGTATTTGGCGGTAAGAACGCTAAAGACCCCGCAGTAGTCGATTTGGTCTGGTTAACTAGCCTCTTAAAGGATATTGAGCACGGTAAAACCTTAATGTCTGCCTGCAAAAAGATGGGCTTGTCTTATCGCAATGTTTGGCAAAAGCTGAATGATGTCGAGCAGGCCTTGGGTTTTAAGCTCATTGATCGGGTCAGGGGGCATGGCTCGCAGTTATCTGAGTATGCTCAATATCTCATTCAATTTACGGATGATTTTGATCAAAAGACCATGAGACTGGGGCAGAGTAGTCTTGCCCATTTAGAAGAGGGTTTTTCTCAATTTAGGGTCAAGGCCAAAAAACAGTGGCGTCTGGCAAGTAGTAGTGATCCCGTCATTCACAGATCAGTAATGGAGATCGGTGGCTTTGAACTCATTACAGCAGGTTCCGGTGAGGCTCTTGAGCGTCTACTCAACTATGAAGTAGATATTGCTGGGTTTCATATTTCGGATCCATCGAGCTCGCAGGTAATTGCTAAGCGCTTAAAGTCAGAAGGCATGCAAATCTTCCCAGTGATGAAGCGAGTCCAGGGATTCATGGTTGCAAAGGGTAATCCCCTGGGGATTACTTCAGTGAAAGATCTGGTGCGGTCGCGCATTCGCTTTATCAATCGCCAAAAAGGATCGGGTACACGTCTTCTCTTAGATACCCTACTGAAGAAGAATGGTATTCAGGCTGAATCCATTAAAGGCTATGTCAATGAAGAGTTCACCCATTCGGCTATCGCCATGTCGATTTTGGCTAAAAAGGCTGATGTGGGTATGGGGGTTAAAAGTGTGGCAATTGAAAATGGCCTAGATTTCATTTACCTCAAAGATGAATTCTTCTTTTTAGCAATGGGAGAGGAATTGGCGAGCAATAAGGATGTGGCTAAATTGATTCGGAAAATTCGCAGCTTATCGAGCGATATTCCAGGCTACAAATCAGTGGGTCTTAAACGTCAAATTGCAGGCTGGCTCTAA
- a CDS encoding rhodanese homology domain-containing protein — translation MSIQNKDYAFVRNKLLNKEDLAFLDVREEGPHAEEHPLFAANFPLSRLEIDAYSKLPRKDVDIVTLDDGEGFAQLAAERLQALGYANVSVFGGGVSAWKAAGGEVFRDVNVPSKSFGELVESKRHTPSLSAQEVKQLLDNNEDVVVVDVRRFDEYQTMSIPTGISVPGAELVLRLPEIAPNPKTKVIVNCAGRTRSIIGTQSLINAGIPNEVNALRNGTIGWTLAGQELDKGASRRFSEVSESTAHTAAQRARSVADQAGVKRATISDLAQWQSQTGRTTYFFDPRTPEEYEAGHLPGFRSTPGGQLVQETEMVAPVRGARIVLADPGGVRANMPASWLAQMGWDVYVLDGITEAQLTEKGAWKPSLPTHPKSNAVDLKTLETWLKTDQLTVVVDLSTHANYVKGHIPGSWFILRSQLAQDIGNLPPAKRYVLSSGPAELSLFAAQEFSSFCNAEVFVLSGGNAAWTNAGLELEKGPSNLASPALDRYKRPYEGTNVDPAAMQAYLDWEFGLVAQLGKDGTHHFWVL, via the coding sequence ATGTCCATCCAAAATAAAGATTACGCATTTGTACGCAATAAATTACTCAACAAGGAAGATCTGGCATTTTTAGATGTTCGCGAAGAAGGGCCTCATGCAGAAGAGCATCCCTTATTTGCTGCCAATTTTCCACTTTCTCGCCTAGAAATAGATGCCTATAGCAAGCTCCCTAGGAAAGATGTTGATATTGTTACTTTAGATGATGGTGAGGGTTTTGCACAACTTGCTGCGGAGCGACTCCAAGCACTTGGGTACGCAAATGTTTCAGTCTTTGGTGGTGGCGTTAGTGCCTGGAAAGCAGCTGGCGGAGAAGTATTTAGGGATGTAAACGTCCCTAGCAAATCTTTTGGTGAGCTCGTCGAATCTAAAAGACACACCCCATCACTGTCAGCGCAAGAGGTAAAGCAGTTGCTCGACAATAATGAAGATGTGGTTGTAGTGGATGTGCGTCGTTTTGATGAATACCAAACTATGAGTATTCCAACGGGCATCAGCGTACCAGGTGCCGAGTTGGTGTTACGTCTTCCAGAAATTGCCCCTAATCCTAAAACGAAAGTAATCGTCAACTGTGCTGGAAGAACCCGCAGCATTATCGGCACACAATCTCTCATAAACGCTGGCATCCCCAATGAGGTTAATGCTTTACGTAATGGCACTATTGGTTGGACTTTGGCGGGTCAAGAGTTAGATAAAGGTGCGAGTCGTCGCTTTTCTGAAGTGAGCGAATCTACCGCACATACAGCGGCGCAGCGTGCACGAAGTGTTGCTGATCAGGCTGGCGTGAAGCGAGCAACAATTTCTGACCTTGCGCAATGGCAGTCACAGACCGGTCGCACCACCTACTTCTTTGACCCAAGAACGCCTGAGGAATACGAAGCTGGTCATTTACCAGGCTTTAGGTCTACCCCAGGCGGACAATTGGTCCAGGAAACTGAAATGGTTGCTCCTGTTAGGGGTGCGCGGATTGTATTAGCCGATCCAGGTGGTGTTCGCGCCAATATGCCTGCCTCCTGGTTGGCGCAGATGGGCTGGGATGTATATGTGCTTGACGGCATCACAGAGGCGCAATTAACCGAAAAAGGTGCATGGAAACCTTCCCTACCAACACACCCTAAGAGCAATGCTGTTGATCTAAAGACATTAGAGACTTGGCTTAAAACAGATCAACTAACCGTCGTAGTCGACTTGAGCACTCATGCTAACTATGTGAAGGGCCACATCCCAGGTAGCTGGTTCATTTTGCGCTCACAACTAGCACAGGATATTGGCAATCTACCCCCTGCAAAGCGCTATGTCCTGTCCAGTGGACCTGCTGAGTTAAGCCTCTTTGCTGCGCAAGAATTTTCCTCATTCTGCAATGCAGAAGTATTCGTTCTCAGTGGTGGGAATGCGGCATGGACAAACGCAGGACTAGAGCTTGAAAAAGGCCCTAGCAATCTAGCGTCACCTGCACTCGATAGATATAAGCGCCCTTATGAAGGTACTAATGTTGATCCAGCTGCCATGCAAGCGTATTTAGATTGGGAGTTTGGACTCGTAGCACAGTTGGGCAAAGATGGGACACATCACTTTTGGGTCCTATAA
- a CDS encoding YbgC/FadM family acyl-CoA thioesterase, whose protein sequence is MSNISSTPFLFRVCYSDTDAAGFVYHARYLEIFERSRSQWLQDRNLSPTKLINEHGILLPVRELTMNFHRPGRLDDLLSIDQVIERRGRTQISVKQTATRISDSADPELIASGLLHIVCVDTITLKPKAFPDWLFTADQPTSE, encoded by the coding sequence ATGAGTAATATTTCAAGCACCCCTTTTCTCTTTCGCGTTTGCTACTCCGATACGGATGCAGCAGGCTTTGTGTATCACGCACGCTATTTAGAGATCTTTGAGCGAAGTCGTTCCCAGTGGTTACAAGACCGCAACTTAAGTCCGACCAAACTAATTAATGAGCACGGTATATTGCTTCCGGTGCGTGAGCTCACTATGAACTTTCATCGACCTGGCCGCTTGGATGACCTATTGAGCATTGATCAAGTCATTGAGCGTCGTGGTCGCACACAAATTTCTGTCAAACAAACTGCCACACGCATCAGCGATAGCGCTGATCCCGAGCTCATTGCTAGCGGCCTACTACATATTGTGTGTGTCGATACTATTACACTCAAACCTAAAGCTTTTCCAGATTGGCTGTTTACCGCTGATCAGCCAACTTCAGAATAA
- a CDS encoding fumarylacetoacetate hydrolase family protein, giving the protein MSTAYVIDPSPIPSLPVVGDSRRFAVNRIYCVGRNYADHAREMGHDPDREPPFFFMKPANSIVADGKDMQYPNLSKDVHHEVEMVVAIGKGGANIPADKALEHVYGYGVGLDMTRRDLQGEAKKMGRPWDTGKAFDQSAPCAAITPVSQCGHLDQGRIALLVNGEVRQEGNLNQLIWNIPDTIAYLSTLFTLEPGDLIMSGTPAGVGPVKKGDVLEGSVEGLTPIKINII; this is encoded by the coding sequence ATGAGCACCGCATATGTGATTGATCCATCACCAATTCCTTCTTTGCCAGTGGTAGGCGATTCACGCCGTTTTGCTGTGAACCGAATTTATTGTGTTGGGCGGAACTACGCAGATCATGCGCGTGAGATGGGGCATGATCCAGATCGCGAGCCACCATTCTTTTTTATGAAGCCAGCTAACTCTATTGTGGCTGATGGTAAGGATATGCAATACCCCAATCTTTCAAAAGATGTTCATCATGAAGTGGAGATGGTCGTTGCGATTGGCAAAGGGGGCGCTAATATTCCCGCTGATAAAGCACTCGAACATGTATATGGTTATGGCGTAGGTTTGGATATGACTCGTCGTGATCTCCAAGGGGAAGCAAAAAAAATGGGTCGCCCTTGGGATACGGGTAAGGCTTTTGATCAATCCGCCCCTTGCGCTGCGATTACTCCTGTAAGCCAGTGTGGTCATCTGGATCAAGGCAGAATTGCCTTATTAGTGAATGGCGAAGTGCGTCAAGAAGGCAACTTAAACCAATTGATTTGGAATATCCCAGATACGATTGCCTACCTATCCACCTTATTTACTCTTGAGCCAGGTGACTTGATTATGTCTGGCACGCCAGCTGGCGTTGGTCCTGTGAAAAAGGGCGATGTTCTTGAGGGATCGGTTGAGGGCTTAACACCAATCAAGATCAATATTATTTAA
- a CDS encoding DEAD/DEAH box helicase, with product MLFTDLGLSESILRAINEEGYTSPTPIQAKSIPAVLKGGDLLAAAQTGTGKTAGFTLPILQRLSTSPKASSGKRQLRVLILTPTRELAAQVQESVTTYGKYTGLKSAVIFGGVGANPQIKAIAAGLDILVATPGRLLDLMSQNCVSLSAIEILVLDEADRMLDMGFLRDIKKILAALPKQRQNLLFSATFSAEIKALADGLLNSPELIEVARSNSANEAIAQLIHPVDRTKKHPLLAHLISTNQWKQVLVFTRTKHGANKLVTQLEKDGITSMAIHGNKSQSARTKALADFKDGKITVLVATDIAARGIDIDQLPHVVNYDLPNVSEDYVHRIGRTGRAGSNGVAVSLVCVDEHQMLRDIETLIKQKLPQEVIAGFEPDPNAVAQPIQLRSQQHQQSRKPRPAGAGNSGNRASKPASKNGNAPKRSFNR from the coding sequence ATGTTATTTACAGATCTTGGTTTATCCGAATCCATTCTTCGCGCTATTAATGAGGAAGGCTATACCAGCCCTACCCCCATTCAAGCAAAGTCCATTCCTGCAGTATTAAAAGGCGGCGACCTTCTTGCAGCAGCGCAAACGGGTACAGGCAAAACCGCTGGCTTTACCCTCCCAATTTTGCAACGCTTATCCACTAGCCCTAAGGCTAGTTCAGGCAAGCGTCAATTACGGGTTTTAATCCTGACCCCGACTCGCGAATTAGCCGCTCAAGTACAAGAGTCTGTAACAACGTATGGAAAATATACTGGCCTAAAGTCTGCGGTGATTTTCGGTGGAGTTGGTGCCAATCCCCAGATCAAAGCCATTGCGGCTGGCCTAGATATTCTGGTTGCTACCCCGGGGCGCTTGCTCGATCTCATGTCTCAAAATTGTGTGTCATTAAGTGCCATTGAAATCCTCGTCTTAGATGAAGCTGATCGTATGCTAGACATGGGGTTTTTGCGCGATATTAAAAAGATTTTGGCTGCCCTGCCAAAGCAACGTCAAAACCTTTTATTCTCAGCGACGTTTTCTGCAGAGATTAAAGCCTTAGCGGATGGTTTACTGAATTCGCCTGAGTTGATTGAGGTAGCCCGTAGCAATAGTGCTAATGAAGCAATTGCACAGCTCATTCATCCAGTAGATAGAACTAAAAAACATCCTCTATTGGCTCATCTCATCAGCACCAATCAGTGGAAGCAAGTACTTGTCTTTACTCGTACTAAACATGGCGCCAATAAATTGGTCACCCAATTAGAAAAAGATGGCATTACCAGTATGGCCATCCACGGCAATAAGAGTCAAAGCGCCCGCACGAAAGCCTTGGCCGATTTTAAGGATGGAAAAATTACGGTTTTAGTCGCGACGGATATTGCGGCTCGTGGGATTGACATTGACCAACTACCCCATGTAGTCAACTATGATCTGCCAAATGTCTCTGAGGACTATGTACATCGAATTGGTAGAACCGGTAGGGCCGGCTCAAATGGCGTGGCCGTTTCTTTAGTCTGCGTCGATGAACATCAAATGCTCAGGGATATTGAAACATTAATTAAGCAAAAGCTTCCTCAAGAAGTCATTGCTGGCTTTGAACCTGATCCTAATGCAGTAGCGCAACCAATTCAATTGCGAAGCCAACAGCACCAACAGTCCAGAAAACCTCGCCCCGCTGGCGCTGGCAATAGTGGCAATCGTGCGAGCAAGCCTGCAAGTAAAAATGGTAACGCGCCCAAAAGGAGTTTTAACCGTTAA
- a CDS encoding enoyl-CoA hydratase/isomerase family protein, which translates to MNSTPPCVDLVLDGQIASITFNNPAARNALTWPMYEELKHICDSLANNPAIRVAIFRGAGDKAFVSGSDIEQFVALQEDEAYEVAVDAIFHSLQHLPIPTIAVIEGLAVGSGLLIATACDFRISTADAKFGIPIARTLGNGLSPNNVSWLTAHLGVPMFKRMLLSAELIKAPELLDLGYLYQLALATEITEQANALANKLVTLAPITQKSSKLSLARLLESNLPDCTALMRETYNSADFKEGVNAFLAGRPPKWLGK; encoded by the coding sequence ATTACCTTCAATAATCCGGCAGCACGCAATGCTTTGACATGGCCAATGTATGAAGAGCTCAAGCATATATGTGATTCGCTAGCCAATAACCCAGCTATTCGAGTAGCCATTTTTAGAGGCGCTGGCGATAAAGCTTTTGTTTCTGGTAGCGATATTGAGCAGTTTGTTGCCCTTCAGGAGGATGAAGCTTATGAAGTGGCGGTTGATGCCATCTTTCATTCATTGCAACATCTCCCCATTCCAACCATTGCAGTCATTGAAGGCTTAGCGGTTGGTAGTGGATTATTAATTGCGACGGCATGTGATTTTCGAATCTCCACTGCCGATGCGAAGTTTGGAATTCCGATTGCAAGAACATTGGGGAATGGTTTATCGCCCAATAATGTCTCCTGGCTTACTGCCCATTTAGGTGTGCCGATGTTCAAACGGATGCTACTTAGCGCTGAACTGATTAAAGCGCCTGAGTTATTGGATTTGGGTTATCTCTATCAATTGGCTCTGGCAACAGAAATTACAGAACAGGCCAATGCCTTAGCTAATAAATTGGTAACACTTGCCCCCATTACTCAAAAATCTAGCAAGCTCTCCTTAGCTCGCTTACTAGAAAGCAATCTGCCAGACTGTACGGCACTGATGAGAGAAACCTATAACAGCGCTGACTTCAAGGAAGGGGTTAATGCCTTTCTAGCGGGACGGCCGCCAAAGTGGCTTGGTAAATAG
- a CDS encoding TIGR02450 family Trp-rich protein: MPFKDKNPLSPKKLLLSKWTAVHPIKKRKHFLVSKLITPELPDAPIEHVEIEAVFDQSVKIIPWRELQDGAIWRQGWL; this comes from the coding sequence ATGCCCTTTAAAGATAAAAACCCACTTAGTCCGAAAAAATTACTGCTTAGTAAGTGGACTGCCGTTCACCCGATCAAGAAGCGGAAGCACTTTTTAGTGAGCAAGCTCATCACGCCAGAATTGCCTGATGCTCCCATTGAGCATGTCGAGATTGAGGCTGTATTTGACCAGTCGGTAAAGATTATTCCATGGCGCGAATTGCAAGATGGAGCAATTTGGCGCCAAGGATGGCTATAA
- a CDS encoding DUF1330 domain-containing protein encodes MIKVIGLIQLNDLHAFEEYRSQVGQTVEQYGGVVAYRGKANLPLWNELACAPFDAVVELEFPNLASATAWSTSTQYQNLVPVRSKAMKLTLFTVSE; translated from the coding sequence ATGATTAAAGTAATTGGCCTCATCCAACTTAATGACCTTCATGCCTTTGAAGAGTATCGCAGTCAAGTGGGTCAAACAGTTGAGCAATACGGGGGTGTAGTAGCCTATCGTGGCAAAGCCAATCTGCCACTATGGAACGAACTGGCATGCGCGCCGTTTGACGCTGTTGTTGAACTAGAATTCCCAAACCTGGCAAGTGCAACTGCTTGGTCTACTAGCACCCAATATCAAAACTTAGTACCGGTGAGAAGTAAAGCGATGAAGCTCACCTTATTTACAGTCTCCGAATAA
- a CDS encoding GNAT family N-acetyltransferase gives MILIKNWQEAQREAYFVRESVFIQEQGVPAALELDEFDYQAQHALAYQASKCIGTGRLVILSPKEGRIGRMAVLKAYRGKGFGKLLLQSLIGQAGQQGLTQLTLHAQLTAISFYEPFGFEAVGEPYDEAGIPHRDMILHIFTLDQNL, from the coding sequence ATGATTTTGATTAAAAACTGGCAAGAAGCGCAGCGCGAAGCCTACTTCGTTCGTGAGTCGGTATTCATTCAAGAGCAAGGGGTCCCAGCAGCTTTAGAGCTTGATGAATTTGATTATCAGGCTCAACATGCCCTTGCCTACCAGGCATCAAAATGCATTGGCACAGGCCGCTTAGTGATTTTGAGCCCAAAGGAGGGGCGTATTGGTCGCATGGCAGTATTAAAAGCGTATCGGGGTAAAGGGTTTGGCAAGCTGCTATTACAGTCTCTCATTGGGCAAGCCGGGCAGCAAGGTCTGACACAGCTGACACTCCATGCGCAACTGACAGCCATTTCTTTTTACGAACCATTTGGATTTGAGGCTGTAGGCGAGCCCTATGATGAAGCCGGAATACCCCATCGCGATATGATTCTTCATATATTTACCTTAGATCAGAATTTATGA
- a CDS encoding group II truncated hemoglobin: protein MDTQKSPYELIGGSQKVDELVDRFYDLMALEESFAELRAMHSQDLSNSREKLKLFLSGWLGGPDIYSPQYGHPRLRARHLPFKIGLKERNQWLACMFQAMEECGITGELGAKLEESFFNTADWMRNQPN, encoded by the coding sequence ATGGACACCCAAAAAAGCCCTTATGAACTGATTGGCGGCTCTCAAAAAGTCGATGAATTGGTAGATCGTTTTTATGATTTGATGGCCCTTGAAGAGTCTTTTGCAGAGTTACGCGCCATGCATTCTCAAGACCTCTCAAATTCGCGGGAAAAGCTCAAACTCTTTTTATCTGGCTGGCTAGGTGGTCCTGATATTTACTCGCCTCAGTATGGACATCCCAGATTAAGAGCGCGCCACCTTCCCTTTAAGATTGGACTCAAGGAGCGTAATCAATGGCTAGCCTGTATGTTCCAAGCAATGGAAGAGTGTGGGATTACCGGTGAATTAGGCGCAAAACTCGAAGAGTCTTTTTTCAATACTGCGGACTGGATGAGAAATCAGCCGAACTGA
- a CDS encoding cytochrome c5 family protein: protein MKRITYPLTLAVSMAIPAIAFAELGENTYKQVCAACHSSGVLNAPKVGDKAKWAPLIAEGQVTLTAHGYVGVRGMPAKGGNPNLSIEKFSDAVVYMANKSGGNWKSPDANTLAAINKEIEARKAKLNKKP, encoded by the coding sequence ATGAAACGCATTACCTATCCTTTGACTTTGGCTGTTTCCATGGCAATTCCTGCTATTGCTTTTGCAGAGCTCGGTGAGAATACCTATAAACAGGTGTGTGCTGCTTGCCACAGCTCTGGGGTTTTGAATGCACCTAAGGTTGGCGATAAAGCAAAGTGGGCTCCTTTGATAGCGGAAGGGCAGGTTACCTTGACTGCACATGGTTATGTAGGCGTGCGGGGTATGCCAGCAAAAGGGGGAAACCCAAACCTCAGTATTGAGAAATTCTCAGATGCTGTGGTTTACATGGCCAATAAGTCTGGCGGAAACTGGAAATCGCCTGACGCAAATACTCTGGCAGCCATTAATAAAGAGATTGAGGCGCGCAAAGCAAAGCTGAATAAAAAGCCATAG
- a CDS encoding molybdopterin-binding protein, translating to MELKVKLSARNTLKGKVVELKMGQTTSHVKIDIGGGHIVTASITNEAVDELQLKAGDQAWAIIKASDVMIAKEA from the coding sequence ATGGAACTCAAAGTTAAACTGAGCGCTAGAAATACCCTCAAAGGCAAGGTAGTTGAGCTCAAGATGGGTCAAACCACTTCACACGTCAAGATTGATATTGGTGGTGGCCACATTGTGACTGCCTCCATTACCAATGAAGCGGTTGATGAATTACAGCTCAAGGCCGGTGATCAAGCCTGGGCCATCATTAAGGCATCAGATGTGATGATTGCTAAAGAAGCTTAA